In Paenibacillus phoenicis, one genomic interval encodes:
- the recO gene encoding DNA repair protein RecO, with translation MLYRVEGIVIRSMDYGEGNKIITLCTETSGKIGVLVRGAKKVKSRHGALTQPFTHGEYVFFRQNGGLGTLNQGEMIESHFSLREDLFLAAYASYACELLDKTLQDEEVGSFWFAQLKACLDGLSSGKDPQIVTHLFEMKILQAAGYGPSFESCVSCGRVDDSPYVSPRLGGRLCRSCRHQDPAAMQVTPGVLKLLMLFEKMDLRRLGNVEVKDETKRELKTVMRAFMDMQLGMKLKSRHFLDQLDKYEI, from the coding sequence ATGCTCTACAGGGTGGAAGGAATCGTCATCCGCAGCATGGATTATGGGGAAGGCAATAAAATTATTACATTATGTACCGAAACGAGCGGCAAAATCGGGGTACTGGTGCGCGGCGCCAAGAAGGTGAAGAGCCGCCACGGGGCCCTGACTCAGCCTTTTACACATGGAGAATATGTGTTCTTCCGCCAAAACGGCGGTTTGGGCACCTTAAACCAGGGTGAGATGATTGAGTCTCACTTTTCTTTGCGTGAGGACCTATTTCTCGCGGCTTACGCTTCGTATGCCTGCGAGCTGTTGGACAAGACGCTGCAGGATGAAGAGGTGGGCAGCTTCTGGTTCGCTCAACTGAAAGCTTGCCTGGATGGTTTATCGTCGGGCAAGGACCCGCAGATCGTCACCCACCTGTTCGAAATGAAAATCTTGCAGGCTGCAGGCTACGGTCCTTCGTTTGAAAGCTGCGTTTCCTGCGGGCGAGTTGACGATTCACCGTATGTCAGCCCGCGGCTAGGCGGGAGGCTCTGCCGATCCTGCCGTCACCAAGATCCGGCCGCGATGCAGGTCACACCGGGAGTGCTTAAATTGCTCATGTTATTTGAAAAAATGGACCTGCGCCGGCTCGGAAACGTAGAGGTCAAGGACGAGACGAAACGGGAGCTAAAGACCGTGATGCGCGCCTTCATGGATATGCAGCTTGGGATGAAGCTGAAATCACGCCATTTTCTCGATCAACTGGACAAGTATGAAATTTGA
- a CDS encoding YqzL family protein, whose translation MRDFSWKYFAMTGDVDAYLLYKEASSEYEEEAAAAEELILEAEAE comes from the coding sequence ATGCGAGATTTTTCGTGGAAGTATTTTGCGATGACTGGAGATGTCGATGCTTACTTGCTTTATAAAGAAGCCAGCAGCGAGTATGAGGAGGAGGCTGCGGCTGCCGAAGAGCTGATTCTAGAGGCAGAAGCCGAGTAG
- the era gene encoding GTPase Era — translation MAKAKFKSGFVAIVGRPNVGKSTLMNHIIGQKIAIMSDKPQTTRNKIHGVYTSEEMQIVFLDTPGIHKRQSKLGDYMNTTALNTLGEVEAVLFLVDAAEGLGGGDRFIIERLKDVRTPVILVLNKIDRVEPEQLLPLIEEYSKLYPFSEIVPISAMLGNNVNRLLEQIGKYLPEGPQYYPEDQVTDHPEQFVCAELIREKILHLTREEVPHSIAVTIEDMRVQENGVVYISAVIFVERDSQKGIIIGKQGALLKEVGKLARQDIENLLGSKIFLELWVKVKKDWRNQERILKDLGFHKDA, via the coding sequence ATGGCAAAAGCAAAATTCAAATCCGGTTTTGTGGCGATTGTGGGACGCCCAAACGTGGGTAAATCCACGCTGATGAACCATATCATCGGGCAAAAGATCGCCATTATGTCCGATAAACCGCAAACGACGCGGAATAAAATCCACGGCGTCTATACCTCGGAAGAGATGCAGATCGTATTTCTGGATACGCCGGGGATTCATAAACGCCAATCCAAGCTTGGCGACTATATGAATACGACGGCGCTCAACACGCTTGGCGAAGTCGAGGCCGTGTTGTTCCTCGTTGATGCCGCGGAAGGATTGGGCGGCGGCGACCGCTTTATCATCGAACGGCTAAAGGATGTACGGACGCCGGTCATTCTGGTGCTGAACAAAATCGACCGCGTTGAGCCGGAGCAGCTGCTGCCGTTGATTGAAGAGTACAGCAAGCTTTATCCATTCAGCGAAATCGTGCCGATTTCCGCAATGCTGGGGAACAACGTAAACCGGCTGCTGGAGCAGATCGGCAAATACCTGCCGGAAGGACCGCAGTATTATCCGGAGGATCAGGTCACGGACCATCCGGAGCAATTTGTCTGCGCCGAGCTGATCCGTGAGAAAATCTTGCATCTCACCCGCGAGGAAGTGCCGCACTCGATCGCTGTCACGATTGAAGATATGCGCGTGCAGGAGAACGGCGTGGTGTACATTTCCGCGGTCATTTTCGTCGAGCGTGATTCCCAGAAGGGGATCATTATCGGCAAGCAGGGGGCGCTGCTGAAGGAAGTAGGTAAGCTGGCCCGGCAAGATATCGAGAACCTGCTTGGATCGAAGATTTTTCTTGAGTTATGGGTGAAGGTGAAGAAAGACTGGCGTAACCAAGAACGGATCTTGAAGGACCTCGGGTTCCATAAGGACGCTTAA
- the cdd gene encoding cytidine deaminase — translation MDYGQLMKEAIEARKAAYIPYSGFGVGAALLDSKGQVHHGCNVENAAYSPGNCAERTAMFRAIADGHRPGTFQAIAVVADTEEPVAPCGVCRQVLLELCGPDMPVILGNLKGDIRQTTVRELLPYAFGPSHLEEQK, via the coding sequence ATGGATTACGGTCAATTGATGAAAGAAGCGATCGAAGCCCGCAAAGCGGCTTATATTCCGTATTCGGGATTCGGCGTTGGGGCAGCTCTGCTCGATAGCAAAGGACAGGTTCACCACGGTTGCAATGTCGAGAATGCGGCTTACTCCCCTGGGAACTGCGCGGAGCGTACCGCGATGTTTCGGGCGATTGCCGATGGGCATCGACCCGGGACGTTCCAAGCTATCGCCGTGGTTGCCGACACAGAGGAACCGGTTGCGCCTTGCGGGGTCTGCCGCCAGGTGCTGCTGGAACTGTGCGGGCCGGACATGCCTGTCATCCTGGGCAATCTGAAGGGCGACATCCGTCAGACGACGGTACGGGAGTTGCTCCCCTACGCCTTCGGCCCCTCCCATCTGGAGGAGCAGAAGTAG
- a CDS encoding diacylglycerol kinase family protein codes for MKPSRRWSSSFRYALEGIATSLRTQRHVRFHCVAAVIVIAAAIALSLPARDVALLLLVIALVISLELVNTAIEAVVDLAAPEWHRLGKIAKDAAAGAVLVAAVFALVIGILIFYEPLMRCLGLL; via the coding sequence ATGAAGCCGTCGCGCCGCTGGAGTTCATCTTTTCGATACGCGTTGGAGGGAATCGCTACTTCGCTAAGGACTCAGCGTCATGTGCGGTTCCATTGCGTCGCGGCGGTCATTGTGATTGCCGCGGCGATTGCGTTATCCCTTCCCGCGAGAGACGTGGCCTTATTGCTGCTCGTCATCGCCTTGGTTATTTCTCTTGAGCTCGTGAATACGGCGATTGAAGCCGTTGTAGATCTCGCAGCCCCTGAGTGGCATCGTCTTGGCAAGATCGCCAAGGATGCTGCAGCCGGGGCTGTACTGGTCGCTGCGGTTTTTGCCTTAGTGATCGGGATATTGATTTTTTACGAGCCATTGATGCGTTGTCTGGGGCTGCTGTAA
- the ybeY gene encoding rRNA maturation RNase YbeY codes for MGLQLAWSNEQDKMEISQELIDLLERVLQIAGQAEGITEGEVALTFVDDEAIHELNRDYRGIDRPTDVLSFAMNESLEEEPEIVYELEEDEELDDMTEMLGDIIISVERAKAQSEEYGHSLEREIGFLFVHGFLHLLGYDHQDAVSEAEMMGKQEAALAEMGLVR; via the coding sequence ATGGGCCTACAGCTGGCTTGGAGCAATGAGCAGGATAAAATGGAGATCAGTCAGGAGCTGATCGATCTCTTGGAGCGGGTGCTGCAGATCGCTGGACAAGCGGAAGGTATCACGGAAGGCGAAGTGGCGCTCACGTTCGTGGACGATGAGGCGATCCACGAATTAAACCGCGATTATCGCGGCATCGACCGGCCGACCGATGTGTTGTCGTTTGCGATGAACGAATCGCTGGAGGAAGAGCCGGAAATCGTCTATGAGCTGGAAGAAGACGAAGAGCTGGACGATATGACCGAAATGCTTGGAGATATCATCATCTCCGTGGAACGGGCCAAAGCGCAAAGTGAGGAGTACGGTCATTCGCTGGAGCGGGAAATCGGATTTCTGTTTGTGCACGGGTTCCTGCACCTGCTAGGTTACGATCATCAAGACGCGGTTAGCGAAGCGGAAATGATGGGCAAACAAGAAGCGGCGCTCGCCGAGATGGGGCTTGTTCGCTAA
- a CDS encoding HD family phosphohydrolase, with product MTNDDQQKKSALQFRFAGWKHSTSVRYVLFALLVVMFYVSLAPKLLPETYDIAVGLPSEKEILAPMDIPDTKATLKAQEEAAEKVGQVYTILPLRNETLVAQMLDRIFRLNQDDQVSEEDKIKIYREELPQRVKDYVQNFIMNNRNSSVYSATLFEEVTQRIDEQQYHISEETFIKIPRLTAEDINAMKPVAADIVARLTADPIVEAQTARAKVAEMVSTSSLSKRTAREVVQELARLSITANKFYDEEATKAAKVEARENTPTVYIKQGDVLVHKGERITQEMYTLLEKNGLLKDEVDYSPQLGLVLLSLLMATGLIMFIRQSEGASRFKYNNAQFVMLLLIIFITIASMHVINILQSEQQAFIGYLAPIATGAMLITLLLDLPLAYLCSFLFSVLASIILNQRQSEMFDFQFGFFALVTSFAAIFAIHRASQRSTLLKAGIMICLFGALSIFALQLIDNQDWTQTSTLYALGFSVAGGLLTTILVIGLMPFFEVTFGILSALKLVELSNPNHPLLRKLLTETPGTYHHSVMVGNLSEAAAEAIGANGLLCRVGSYYHDIGKTKRPSYFIENQNNMENPHDFIDPKLSKSIIIAHARDGVEMQKEYKLPKPIRDIAEQHHGTTFLHYFYHKALRLAEEQGVEPDFTEDDFRYPGPKAQSKEAAVVGIADSVEAAVRSLRKPTVEQVESMIEKIIKSRLDDHQFNECDLTMRELDIIAQTLKETVMGIFHSRIEYPEEVKKSKENEEKDRGQNVNGPTAGLEQ from the coding sequence ATGACAAATGACGATCAGCAAAAGAAAAGCGCGTTACAATTCAGATTTGCAGGATGGAAGCATAGCACCAGCGTGCGTTATGTTCTGTTCGCGCTGCTTGTCGTTATGTTCTACGTCAGCTTGGCGCCCAAATTGTTGCCCGAAACGTATGACATTGCGGTAGGTTTGCCGAGCGAGAAGGAAATCTTGGCGCCGATGGACATTCCCGATACCAAGGCGACGCTGAAAGCGCAGGAGGAGGCTGCCGAGAAGGTGGGACAGGTCTACACCATCCTGCCGCTCCGCAACGAAACATTAGTCGCGCAAATGCTTGACCGGATCTTCCGCTTGAACCAGGACGACCAGGTTTCGGAAGAAGATAAGATTAAGATCTATCGCGAGGAGCTGCCGCAGCGCGTTAAGGATTATGTGCAGAACTTCATCATGAACAATCGGAATTCCAGCGTTTATTCGGCGACCTTGTTTGAGGAAGTGACCCAGCGCATTGATGAACAGCAATATCACATTTCGGAAGAGACGTTTATCAAGATCCCTCGCTTAACGGCAGAGGATATCAATGCGATGAAGCCGGTTGCTGCGGATATTGTGGCCCGGCTGACGGCGGATCCGATCGTTGAAGCGCAAACCGCACGGGCAAAAGTCGCGGAAATGGTCAGCACAAGCTCGCTAAGCAAAAGGACTGCACGCGAGGTTGTGCAGGAGCTTGCCCGTCTGTCCATCACCGCTAATAAGTTTTATGATGAAGAAGCAACGAAGGCGGCGAAGGTGGAAGCGCGCGAGAATACGCCTACGGTATATATTAAGCAAGGGGATGTGCTCGTCCATAAGGGCGAAAGAATTACCCAGGAAATGTACACCCTGCTGGAGAAGAACGGCCTTCTCAAGGATGAGGTCGATTATTCACCGCAACTGGGGCTCGTTTTGCTGTCTTTGCTGATGGCGACCGGGCTGATTATGTTTATTCGTCAATCGGAAGGCGCCAGCCGGTTCAAATACAACAACGCGCAGTTCGTTATGCTGCTGCTAATTATTTTTATCACGATTGCTTCGATGCATGTCATCAACATTCTGCAGAGTGAACAGCAGGCTTTTATCGGGTATTTAGCCCCGATTGCCACCGGTGCGATGCTGATTACGCTGTTACTGGATTTGCCGCTCGCTTATCTCTGCTCCTTTTTGTTTAGCGTTCTGGCTAGCATCATTTTAAATCAGCGGCAAAGCGAAATGTTTGATTTTCAGTTTGGGTTCTTCGCTTTGGTGACTTCGTTTGCTGCGATTTTCGCGATTCACCGGGCCAGCCAGCGCTCTACACTGCTCAAGGCGGGGATTATGATCTGCTTGTTTGGCGCGCTGTCGATCTTTGCCCTGCAGCTGATTGATAATCAGGACTGGACGCAAACCAGCACGTTATATGCGCTTGGATTTTCCGTTGCTGGGGGATTGTTGACAACGATTTTGGTCATCGGCTTGATGCCGTTCTTCGAGGTCACCTTCGGCATCCTCTCGGCGCTTAAGCTGGTGGAGCTGTCGAACCCCAACCACCCGCTGCTGCGCAAGCTGTTGACGGAAACGCCGGGGACTTACCATCACAGTGTAATGGTGGGCAATCTGTCGGAGGCGGCAGCCGAAGCGATTGGTGCCAACGGACTGCTGTGCCGCGTCGGTTCGTATTATCACGATATCGGGAAGACGAAGCGGCCGAGCTATTTTATCGAAAATCAGAACAACATGGAAAATCCACACGACTTTATCGATCCGAAGTTAAGCAAATCGATTATTATCGCCCATGCCCGGGATGGGGTGGAGATGCAAAAGGAATATAAGCTGCCGAAGCCGATCCGGGATATTGCCGAGCAGCATCATGGAACGACGTTTTTGCATTATTTCTACCACAAGGCGCTGCGATTGGCGGAGGAACAAGGCGTTGAACCGGATTTCACGGAGGATGATTTCCGCTATCCGGGGCCTAAGGCTCAATCGAAGGAGGCCGCTGTGGTCGGGATTGCCGACAGTGTTGAGGCGGCCGTACGCTCCCTGCGCAAACCAACGGTGGAGCAGGTTGAGTCCATGATCGAGAAAATTATTAAGAGCCGCTTGGATGATCACCAGTTTAACGAATGTGATCTGACGATGCGGGAGCTCGATATCATCGCCCAAACGCTGAAGGAAACGGTAATGGGCATCTTCCATTCGCGGATTGAATATCCGGAGGAAGTCAAGAAGAGTAAAGAGAACGAGGAGAAGGACAGGGGGCAAAACGTAAATGGGCCTACAGCTGGCTTGGAGCAATGA
- a CDS encoding PhoH family protein, with product MSEQLVNIKLPLHSAAEGLSLFGPQDSFLKLIEQHLPASIVLRESEITIRGEQREAEKVEQLFEVLLELIRNGYILTERDVLYAVDLAKDFRADQLLDLYKGEIAITYRGKPIRVKTIGQKHYVTTIKKRDVVFGVGPAGTGKTYLAVVLAISALKEGSVKRIILTRPAVEAGESLGFLPGDLQEKVDPYLRPLYDALYDVMGPEQTAKALERGLIEIAPLAYMRGRTLDDSFIILDEAQNTTPEQMKMFLTRLGFGSKMVITGDVTQIDLPKGKKSGLVEAKAILSGIEEIGFVQFAESDVVRHSLVQKIIMAYDRAAENQG from the coding sequence TTGTCGGAACAACTGGTGAACATCAAATTACCGCTTCACAGTGCGGCTGAAGGACTCTCTTTGTTTGGCCCTCAGGATTCGTTCCTGAAATTAATTGAACAGCATTTACCAGCAAGCATTGTTTTGCGAGAATCGGAAATTACCATCCGCGGGGAACAACGTGAGGCGGAGAAGGTAGAGCAGTTGTTTGAAGTTTTGCTAGAACTGATTCGGAACGGATATATCTTGACCGAACGGGACGTGTTATATGCCGTCGATTTGGCTAAGGATTTCCGCGCGGATCAGCTGCTTGATTTATATAAAGGTGAAATTGCCATTACTTATCGCGGCAAGCCGATTCGGGTGAAGACGATCGGGCAGAAGCACTACGTTACGACGATTAAGAAACGGGACGTCGTCTTTGGCGTCGGCCCTGCCGGGACAGGCAAAACGTATTTGGCCGTTGTCCTCGCGATTAGCGCGCTCAAGGAAGGCTCGGTCAAACGGATTATTTTGACTCGTCCGGCGGTCGAAGCAGGGGAAAGCCTGGGATTCTTGCCTGGGGATCTCCAGGAGAAGGTGGATCCTTATCTGCGTCCCCTGTATGATGCATTGTACGATGTTATGGGACCGGAGCAGACCGCTAAGGCGCTGGAGCGCGGGTTAATCGAGATCGCGCCGCTTGCCTATATGCGGGGCCGGACGCTGGATGATTCCTTTATTATTTTGGACGAAGCCCAAAATACGACGCCGGAGCAAATGAAGATGTTCCTGACTCGGCTAGGCTTTGGTTCTAAAATGGTAATTACCGGGGACGTGACGCAAATCGACCTTCCCAAAGGGAAGAAATCCGGTTTGGTCGAAGCGAAGGCGATTTTGAGCGGAATCGAAGAGATCGGATTCGTCCAATTTGCCGAGTCCGACGTCGTTCGTCATTCGCTGGTCCAGAAGATTATTATGGCGTACGACCGCGCTGCCGAAAACCAAGGGTAA
- the yqfD gene encoding sporulation protein YqfD — translation MKSPALNQLRGIVTITVRGGSIEQLVNEISHQGIDIWDVQPLPGGQMNMKIALPDFFRLRPLLKRTGCRMSVQGRSGLPFVLGRVWKRKGFIAGFALFVAAIFCLSSLVWDVEVVGNKEIASQDILQAARQEGIYPFQWIFRLPEQDKLSAELTRKLPGTSWVGVTRTGTKITIQVVEATKPKDQKLVSPSHLISKHDAVITHIYVEKGQPEVRKNDRVKKGQVLVSGFQGGKLVVPVAKIRGIVWHEYNIQVPLVYKQKVYTGERKQRGYLYFGNTAIQLTGYGKVTYAQSETMTDQDPLTWRGWKLPIGWMTEKVMETTELELKRTEEQAKQEGIERAKRDILAKYGTDSVILDQKILHEKADNGKVYIKVHFEVEQNISEEVPIVQDQGE, via the coding sequence GTGAAATCACCGGCCTTAAACCAGCTGAGAGGCATCGTTACCATCACGGTCCGCGGAGGATCGATCGAACAGCTTGTGAATGAGATATCTCACCAGGGCATCGACATTTGGGATGTCCAACCCTTGCCCGGAGGGCAAATGAACATGAAGATCGCGCTGCCCGACTTCTTTCGGCTGCGGCCGCTCTTGAAACGGACAGGCTGCCGAATGTCGGTTCAGGGACGCTCCGGGCTCCCGTTTGTGTTAGGCCGCGTATGGAAGAGGAAGGGGTTTATCGCCGGATTCGCTTTATTTGTTGCGGCGATTTTTTGCTTATCTTCGCTGGTCTGGGATGTCGAGGTAGTAGGGAACAAGGAGATTGCCTCCCAAGATATTCTTCAAGCGGCTAGACAAGAGGGCATTTATCCGTTTCAATGGATTTTTCGTTTGCCTGAGCAGGACAAGCTGTCTGCCGAACTCACCCGCAAGCTGCCGGGCACGTCCTGGGTTGGGGTTACCCGTACGGGGACAAAAATCACGATCCAAGTGGTGGAGGCGACCAAACCAAAGGACCAGAAACTGGTCAGCCCAAGCCATTTGATCAGCAAGCATGACGCGGTGATCACACATATTTATGTGGAAAAAGGTCAGCCGGAGGTCAGGAAAAACGATCGGGTGAAGAAAGGACAAGTGCTGGTGTCGGGATTCCAAGGCGGCAAGCTGGTCGTGCCCGTGGCGAAGATCCGCGGTATTGTCTGGCACGAGTATAACATCCAGGTACCGCTGGTATATAAGCAGAAGGTTTACACGGGAGAGCGCAAGCAACGGGGGTATTTATATTTTGGCAATACTGCGATTCAGTTAACCGGTTATGGCAAAGTGACTTATGCACAATCAGAGACGATGACCGATCAGGATCCGTTGACATGGCGCGGTTGGAAGCTCCCGATTGGCTGGATGACCGAGAAGGTGATGGAAACGACGGAGCTTGAGCTGAAACGGACGGAGGAACAAGCAAAACAGGAGGGAATTGAGCGAGCGAAGCGCGATATTCTGGCGAAATACGGCACGGATAGCGTCATTCTGGATCAAAAAATTTTGCATGAGAAGGCGGACAATGGTAAAGTTTATATAAAAGTGCATTTCGAAGTAGAACAGAACATTTCGGAAGAAGTGCCGATAGTACAAGATCAAGGAGAATGA
- the yqfC gene encoding sporulation protein YqfC, whose protein sequence is MSRFVRKIRKWTVDALDLPSDLVFDLPRLTLIGGQQLYIENHRGVVHFSPEALHLALSEGTLEVEGSGLVIKAIMPEEVVVEGRIFGIKYRGTGE, encoded by the coding sequence ATGAGCCGGTTTGTCCGCAAAATTCGCAAATGGACGGTCGATGCGCTCGACCTGCCCAGTGACCTTGTATTCGATTTGCCGAGGCTCACCTTAATTGGAGGTCAGCAGCTGTATATAGAAAATCATCGGGGCGTGGTCCACTTCTCTCCCGAAGCGCTGCATTTGGCGCTGAGTGAAGGAACGCTGGAAGTCGAGGGAAGCGGCTTGGTTATTAAAGCCATCATGCCCGAAGAAGTGGTCGTGGAAGGGCGGATCTTCGGCATTAAATATCGTGGAACGGGGGAATGA
- a CDS encoding GatB/YqeY domain-containing protein — protein MNLSERLNEDMKQAMKSQDKFKLSTIRMVRATIKNLEIDLKRTLNDNEVLDILSREIKQRKDALQEFEKAGRDDLAEQVKAEAEILAEYLPEQLSEEEIKVIVQQTIQETGASSKADLGKVMSALMPKVKGRADGKLVNQTVQQLLP, from the coding sequence ATGAATCTTAGCGAGCGATTGAACGAAGATATGAAGCAAGCGATGAAGAGTCAAGACAAGTTCAAGCTCTCCACCATTCGAATGGTTCGTGCTACGATCAAGAATCTTGAGATAGATTTGAAAAGAACTTTGAACGATAATGAAGTGCTTGATATCCTAAGTCGTGAAATCAAACAGCGCAAAGATGCCCTCCAAGAATTTGAGAAAGCGGGTCGTGACGATCTTGCCGAGCAAGTGAAAGCGGAAGCGGAGATCCTTGCTGAGTACCTTCCCGAACAGCTAAGCGAAGAAGAAATTAAAGTCATTGTACAGCAGACCATCCAGGAAACCGGTGCTTCTTCGAAAGCCGATCTCGGGAAAGTGATGAGTGCACTGATGCCCAAGGTAAAAGGCCGGGCAGACGGTAAGCTCGTAAACCAGACGGTTCAACAGCTTTTGCCATAA
- the rpsU gene encoding 30S ribosomal protein S21 has product MSETKVRKNETIDAALRRFKRSIAKDGVLAEVKKRKHYEKPSVKRKKKSEAARKRKF; this is encoded by the coding sequence GTGTCTGAAACTAAAGTTCGCAAAAACGAGACAATTGATGCTGCACTTCGTCGCTTTAAACGTTCCATCGCGAAAGATGGAGTATTGGCTGAGGTGAAGAAACGTAAGCATTATGAAAAGCCAAGCGTAAAGCGCAAGAAAAAGTCCGAGGCTGCTCGTAAGAGAAAGTTTTAG
- a CDS encoding histidine triad nucleotide-binding protein yields the protein MDNCLFCKIVEGTIPSNKVYEDDRVLVFHDIQPAAPVHVLIIPKKHIASMNDVAPEDFALIGEMHRVAQETAKKLGVAESGYRLINNCGPDSGQAVAHLHYHLIGGAKLGALVQSSSSHAL from the coding sequence ATGGACAACTGTTTGTTTTGTAAAATCGTCGAGGGGACGATCCCGTCGAACAAGGTGTATGAGGATGATCGCGTTCTTGTTTTCCACGATATTCAACCCGCTGCACCGGTACATGTGCTGATCATTCCTAAGAAGCATATCGCTTCCATGAATGACGTGGCTCCCGAAGATTTTGCTCTGATCGGCGAGATGCACCGTGTTGCGCAAGAAACCGCGAAGAAGCTAGGCGTTGCAGAGAGCGGGTACCGGCTGATCAACAACTGCGGACCCGACAGCGGACAAGCGGTCGCGCATCTGCATTACCATCTGATTGGAGGCGCCAAGCTGGGCGCGTTGGTGCAATCCTCTAGCTCTCACGCGCTCTAA
- a CDS encoding ABC transporter permease — MLKDIWWLTSQTLRKTFRKRSNLILYVALPLAGVLLSLMIYGNSESAGLRVGVVNHDGNEPIAVDTIRFLEGLDQIQLTEVTEQGLREQLAAGKLDSGLVLGAGYSQSILAGEPDHIGIQSVKGAQVTAYMKAMLYNYTGNLAALTRVAQGDEAKFAKLYEDYQHSGITFTVQSADSSVEQKHAMTYQTIGFLVMLMMMSAVNLSELILKSREDRTFFRVISSPINAKHFVISNLIVNFVVMAVQIVVTLFFLEVVFHIDTGIPFGRMALLLMLFALVSIGLSLVIVVFSKNSGISSALQNIIVTPSCLLAGCFFPSEIMPEAVRRISEFMPQHWVLQSIETLQQGVGFAQIWFNLSVLAAFALVFFLLAAYKIARNNDTRNFI, encoded by the coding sequence ATGCTCAAGGACATTTGGTGGTTGACTTCCCAAACTTTGCGGAAGACGTTTCGTAAACGCAGTAATCTCATTCTATATGTAGCCCTGCCGCTGGCTGGAGTCTTATTATCGCTCATGATTTATGGCAACAGCGAAAGTGCCGGACTGCGGGTCGGCGTTGTGAATCATGACGGGAATGAACCGATCGCGGTGGATACGATCCGGTTTCTGGAAGGGCTGGATCAGATTCAGTTGACGGAAGTAACGGAGCAAGGGCTTCGCGAACAACTGGCAGCCGGGAAGCTGGACAGCGGTCTGGTGCTGGGGGCCGGCTATTCGCAAAGCATCCTTGCCGGGGAGCCCGACCATATCGGAATTCAATCGGTCAAAGGCGCTCAGGTCACCGCCTACATGAAAGCGATGCTCTACAATTACACCGGTAATCTGGCTGCCCTTACCCGGGTTGCTCAGGGAGACGAAGCGAAGTTTGCCAAGCTTTACGAAGATTATCAGCACTCCGGGATTACGTTCACCGTCCAGTCGGCTGACAGCTCTGTAGAGCAAAAGCATGCGATGACGTATCAAACGATTGGCTTCCTGGTTATGCTGATGATGATGTCAGCCGTGAATTTGTCGGAGTTGATTCTGAAAAGCCGGGAGGACCGCACCTTCTTCCGTGTGATTTCCTCTCCGATCAACGCCAAGCATTTTGTGATTTCTAACTTGATCGTCAATTTCGTGGTGATGGCGGTACAGATTGTGGTCACCCTGTTTTTCCTGGAGGTCGTGTTCCACATCGATACTGGGATTCCGTTTGGGCGGATGGCGCTGCTTCTGATGCTGTTTGCGCTCGTATCGATCGGCCTGTCGCTCGTGATCGTCGTGTTCTCTAAGAACAGCGGCATCTCCAGCGCTCTGCAAAATATTATCGTGACGCCGTCCTGCTTGCTCGCGGGCTGCTTCTTCCCAAGCGAGATCATGCCGGAAGCGGTGCGGCGGATCTCCGAGTTCATGCCGCAGCACTGGGTGTTGCAGTCGATTGAAACGCTGCAGCAAGGCGTAGGCTTTGCTCAAATCTGGTTTAACCTGTCCGTACTTGCCGCGTTTGCCCTGGTTTTCTTCCTGCTGGCAGCCTATAAGATCGCACGGAACAACGATACGCGTAATTTCATTTAA